From a single Rutidosis leptorrhynchoides isolate AG116_Rl617_1_P2 chromosome 5, CSIRO_AGI_Rlap_v1, whole genome shotgun sequence genomic region:
- the LOC139847545 gene encoding adenylate kinase 4-like yields MASTSLEDVPSVDIMTELLRRFKCSSKPDKRLILIGPPGSGKGTQSPIIKDEYCLCHLATGDMLRAAVAAKTPLGLVAKETMEKGELVSDDLVVGIIDEAMKKPSCQKGFILDGFPRTVAQAEKLDEMLQKQGTKIDKVLDFAIDDSILEERITGRWIHASSGRTYHTKFAPPKVPGVDDVTGEPLMQRKDDTAAVLKSRLEAFHRQTEPVIDYYNKKGVVAKLPAEKPPKEVTVEVQKVLS; encoded by the exons ATGGCGAGCACTTCATTAGAAGATGTACCTTCAGTTGACATCATGACCGAACTACTCCGCCGATTCAAATGTTCATCCAAGCCGGATAAACGCCTCATTCTCATCG GTCCACCTGGGTCAGGAAAGGGTACCCAATCCCCTATAATTAAGGATGAATACTGCCTATGTCATTTAGCAACAGGTGATATGTTGAGAGCAGCTGTTGCAGCTAAAACCCCACTCGGGCTTGTAGCCAAGGAAACCATGGAGAAG GGAGAATTAGTATCTGATGACTTGGTGGTTGGGATCATTGATGAAGCGATGAAGAAGCCATCATGTCAAAAAGGATTCATTCTTGATGGTTTTCCCAGAACAGTTGCTCAAGCAGAGAAG CTTGATGAGATGCTTCAGAAACAAGGAACCAAGATTGATAAGGTGCTCGATTTTGCAATTGATGACTCCATCTTGGAGGAGAGAATAACTGGCCGTTGGATCCATGCTTCAAGTGGTAGGACATACCACACCAAGTTTGCACCACCCAAGGTTCCCGGCGTTGATGAT GTTACTGGAGAGCCTTTAATGCAACGGAAAGATGATACTGCAGCAGTTCTTAAGTCCAGGCTAGAGGCTTTTCACCGCCAGACAGAACCT GTTATAGATTATTACAACAAGAAGGGCGTCGTTGCAAAACTTCCTGCTGAAAAGCCCCCAAAGGAGGTGACTGTTGAGGTTCAAAAAGTTTTGTCTTAA